A stretch of the Lactuca sativa cultivar Salinas chromosome 9, Lsat_Salinas_v11, whole genome shotgun sequence genome encodes the following:
- the LOC111903890 gene encoding AT-hook motif nuclear-localized protein 20 has product MSNRWWTGPVNVAGVETSSQAIKKPDLGISMNDATTGSEEDERDNNSDDPREGAIDPSNRRPRGRPPGSKNKPKPPIFVTRDSPNALRSHVMEVASGTDIAESIAQFSRKRQRGVCVMSASGTVMNVTLRQPSAPGSVMALQGRFEILSLTGAFLPGPAPPGSTGLTIYLSGGQGQVVGGSVVGSLVASGPVMVIAATFSNATYERLPVEEEEEADSVTPGLGGGGSPPQLGMGDQNPMAGYNMQPNLIPNGGGQMNHEAFAWAHGRPPY; this is encoded by the coding sequence ATGTCTAACCGATGGTGGACCGGCCCGGTCAACGTGGCCGGCGTAGAAACATCATCTCAGGCCATCAAGAAGCCAGATCTGGGTATCTCAATGAACGATGCCACCACAGGAAGTGAAGAAGATGAAAGAGACAACAACAGCGATGATCCCAGAGAAGGTGCAATCGATCCTTCTAACCGTAGGCCTCGAGGCCGACCTCCGGGGTCCAAAAACAAACCAAAACCACCGATTTTCGTCACCAGAGATAGCCCCAACGCCCTCCGCAGCCACGTCATGGAGGTAGCGAGTGGTACAGATATCGCAGAAAGTATAGCTCAATTTAGCCGAAAACGACAACGCGGTGTGTGTGTGATGAGTGCTAGCGGCACAGTCATGAACGTAACCCTAAGACAACCTTCGGCACCTGGCTCAGTCATGGCTCTACAAGGCCGGTTCGAGATTTTATCCCTAACCGGCGCCTTCTTACCGGGTCCTGCACCACCTGGATCCACCGGGCTCACTATATATTTATCTGGAGGCCAGGGCCAGGTTGTGGGTGGTAGCGTGGTGGGATCATTGGTAGCATCAGGACCAGTGATGGTCATAGCCGCCACGTTCTCCAACGCTACCTATGAAAGACTCCCGGttgaggaagaggaggaagcgGATAGCGTGACACCTGGGCTAGGTGGCGGTGGATCACCACCGCAACTCGGAATGGGTGATCAGAATCCGATGGCAGGGTATAATATGCAGCCGAATTTGATCCCAAATGGTGGTGGACAGATGAACCATGAAGCTTTTGCTTGGGCTCACGGCCGGCCACCATACTAG